A stretch of the Porifericola rhodea genome encodes the following:
- a CDS encoding type I restriction endonuclease subunit R, whose amino-acid sequence MGFSELNSVEHYIIHQLSGVNLNNGKAEEQSVPYGAHWIYKSAQELSRGVNEVLIESELKSALIRLNPEIADHHELADEVIYKLRAILISVNQIGLVKANEEFFKWLCGEKTMPFGENNRHVPVHLIDFDDKKKNSYIITNQYRVHHRETKIPDVVLLINGIPVVVGEAKTPIRPSVSWLDGANEIHSIYENAIPQLFVPNILSFASEGKELFYGAVRTPLEFWAPWRIEGDDDALAKRLGLGEIGKELSDLLSPIRLLDIMQHFSLFSTNKKKQRVKILCRFQQYEGANKIVERVKEGKIKKGLIWHFQGSGKSLLMVFAAQKLRKSQELKSPTVLVLVDRTDLDTQISGTFSASDVPNVETTESISELQTLLERDTRKIIISMIHKFRDAKPNMNARDNIIVLVDEAHRTQEGDLGRQMRAALPNAFLFGLTGTPVNKADKNTFWAFGSEEDQGGYMSRYTFQDSIRDEATKPLHFEPRLVDIHVDKETIDKAFQEFKESSALTDEEADALNKKSAKMAAFLKSPERVGKIVEDITKHFREKVEPQGFKAMIVTPDRFACVQYKEELDKHFPTTASKVVISTSANDELSFKQKWAVDKSQQEKIVEEFNDPDSELKFIIVTAKLLTGFDAPILQTMYLDKSLKDHTLLQAICRTNRLFPNKHFGRIVDYFGVFDDMAKALEFDEKSVKEVITNLSELRAKLPEAMKNTLSHFDGVDRSIEGFEGLEKAQDAINTDDKKDAFAKDYKYLFKLWESLSPDRILDVYLKDYQWLSQVFESVRPASDNIGKLLWFSLGAQTTKLIHDNIHVGEVHHLEEFVLDADVIEDIFNNPDPKNAKKLEKILIKRFKKHAGNPQFKKLSERLEELRDKAEQGLITSIEFVKELCKLAKETVQAEKEVSQQVQEKSPQAALTELFMELKTEQTPAVVERIVGDIDSIVRVVSFPGWQSTVSGEREVQKSLRQALLKYKLHKDQVLFDRAYGYIKEYY is encoded by the coding sequence ATGGGATTCAGCGAACTCAATAGCGTAGAACATTATATCATTCATCAATTAAGCGGGGTTAATCTCAATAATGGGAAAGCAGAAGAACAATCCGTGCCCTACGGAGCCCATTGGATCTATAAATCTGCACAAGAACTCTCAAGAGGAGTCAATGAGGTACTAATAGAGTCTGAACTCAAGTCAGCACTCATTCGGCTTAATCCTGAAATTGCTGATCATCACGAATTAGCCGATGAGGTAATCTATAAGCTAAGAGCTATTCTAATTTCTGTAAATCAGATAGGCCTGGTCAAAGCTAACGAGGAATTCTTTAAATGGCTGTGCGGAGAAAAGACCATGCCTTTTGGTGAAAACAACCGGCACGTACCGGTGCACTTGATTGACTTTGATGATAAAAAAAAGAATAGCTACATAATCACTAATCAGTACAGAGTTCACCATCGTGAAACCAAGATTCCGGACGTAGTACTTTTGATCAATGGCATACCCGTAGTAGTGGGTGAAGCAAAAACACCTATCCGCCCCTCAGTAAGTTGGTTGGATGGAGCCAATGAGATACATAGCATTTATGAAAATGCTATACCTCAACTTTTTGTACCCAACATTTTATCTTTTGCTTCCGAGGGTAAGGAGCTTTTTTATGGCGCTGTTCGTACTCCTTTAGAATTCTGGGCTCCCTGGAGGATTGAAGGTGATGATGACGCCCTTGCCAAGCGGTTAGGCTTGGGAGAAATTGGTAAGGAACTCTCTGACCTCTTAAGTCCGATACGCCTACTGGATATTATGCAGCACTTCTCTCTATTCAGTACGAATAAGAAAAAGCAAAGGGTCAAGATCCTTTGCCGCTTCCAGCAGTATGAAGGAGCCAATAAAATTGTAGAAAGAGTAAAAGAGGGAAAAATAAAAAAAGGGCTCATATGGCACTTTCAGGGTTCAGGTAAGTCACTCCTTATGGTTTTTGCTGCCCAAAAGCTTCGCAAAAGCCAGGAATTAAAAAGCCCCACCGTACTTGTACTGGTTGACCGTACTGACCTTGATACTCAGATCAGTGGTACCTTTAGCGCCTCTGATGTTCCAAATGTAGAGACCACTGAGAGTATCAGTGAACTCCAAACCTTATTGGAAAGGGATACCCGTAAGATCATTATTTCCATGATCCATAAATTTCGTGATGCTAAACCCAATATGAATGCCAGGGATAATATCATTGTATTGGTAGATGAAGCACACAGAACACAGGAAGGAGATTTAGGCAGACAAATGAGAGCTGCTTTACCCAATGCCTTTTTATTTGGATTAACAGGGACACCAGTCAATAAAGCGGATAAGAATACTTTTTGGGCTTTTGGTTCTGAAGAAGATCAGGGAGGATATATGTCTCGCTATACCTTTCAGGATTCTATCAGAGATGAGGCAACCAAACCCCTTCATTTTGAACCCCGGCTAGTTGATATTCACGTTGACAAAGAGACCATTGATAAAGCCTTTCAGGAATTTAAAGAAAGCAGTGCCCTCACTGATGAAGAAGCAGATGCATTGAATAAGAAGTCTGCTAAGATGGCTGCCTTCCTAAAATCTCCTGAGCGGGTGGGTAAAATTGTAGAAGACATCACAAAGCACTTCAGGGAAAAGGTAGAGCCACAAGGCTTTAAAGCTATGATTGTTACTCCTGACCGCTTCGCATGCGTACAGTATAAAGAAGAATTGGATAAGCATTTTCCTACTACTGCGAGTAAGGTGGTTATATCAACTTCGGCCAATGATGAATTATCGTTCAAACAAAAATGGGCCGTAGATAAAAGTCAGCAGGAAAAAATTGTAGAAGAATTCAATGATCCTGATTCTGAACTAAAGTTTATCATAGTTACTGCTAAGCTATTAACGGGTTTTGACGCTCCTATATTACAAACTATGTACCTTGACAAGTCTCTCAAGGACCATACGCTTTTGCAGGCTATCTGCCGTACTAACCGCCTATTTCCTAACAAGCATTTTGGCAGGATCGTAGACTATTTTGGGGTATTTGATGATATGGCCAAAGCCCTGGAGTTTGATGAAAAAAGTGTCAAAGAAGTGATCACTAATCTGTCAGAATTAAGAGCTAAACTCCCGGAAGCAATGAAAAATACATTAAGTCATTTTGATGGGGTTGATCGTTCTATAGAGGGGTTTGAGGGATTGGAAAAAGCCCAGGATGCAATCAATACAGATGATAAAAAAGATGCCTTTGCAAAGGATTATAAATACTTATTTAAGCTCTGGGAATCCTTATCTCCGGATAGAATTTTAGATGTTTATTTGAAAGACTATCAATGGCTATCTCAGGTATTTGAATCTGTACGTCCGGCTTCTGATAATATTGGCAAACTATTATGGTTCTCCTTGGGTGCACAAACTACTAAGCTGATCCATGATAATATCCATGTTGGAGAGGTGCATCACTTGGAAGAGTTCGTATTAGATGCTGATGTGATAGAGGATATATTCAATAACCCTGATCCCAAGAATGCTAAGAAGCTAGAGAAGATTCTGATCAAGCGTTTTAAAAAGCATGCGGGTAACCCTCAATTTAAAAAGCTAAGTGAACGCCTGGAAGAGCTAAGAGATAAAGCGGAGCAAGGATTGATTACTTCCATAGAGTTTGTTAAGGAACTTTGCAAACTGGCTAAGGAAACCGTTCAGGCAGAAAAAGAAGTAAGTCAGCAAGTACAGGAAAAATCTCCCCAAGCAGCACTTACTGAACTGTTTATGGAGCTA